From a region of the Streptomyces sp. B21-083 genome:
- a CDS encoding GNAT family N-acetyltransferase: protein MLSTEIRRATAEDWPRIWPFWHRVVAAAETYTWAPDTSEEAARALWMSPAKQVYVAEDTAGAVVGSAFLTPNYGGPAARIANAGFMVDPDRGGRGIGRALADHVLDEAAAHGYRGMVFNAVVETNPAVKLWTSLGFTILGTVPDAFDHPRHGRVGLHIMYKGF, encoded by the coding sequence ATGCTGAGCACAGAGATCCGGCGGGCCACCGCCGAAGACTGGCCGCGGATCTGGCCGTTCTGGCACCGCGTCGTCGCCGCCGCCGAGACCTACACCTGGGCCCCGGACACATCCGAGGAAGCGGCCCGCGCCCTGTGGATGAGCCCGGCCAAGCAGGTGTACGTTGCCGAGGACACTGCCGGAGCCGTCGTGGGCTCCGCGTTCCTCACCCCCAACTACGGCGGCCCGGCCGCCCGCATCGCCAACGCCGGCTTCATGGTCGACCCCGACCGCGGCGGCCGTGGCATCGGCCGCGCCCTCGCCGATCACGTCCTGGACGAGGCGGCGGCCCACGGCTACCGGGGCATGGTGTTCAACGCCGTCGTCGAGACCAACCCGGCGGTCAAGCTGTGGACCTCGCTCGGCTTCACGATCCTGGGCACCGTGCCGGACGCGTTCGACCATCCTCGCCACGGCCGGGTGGGCCTGCACATCATGTACAAGGGCTTCTAG